A region of the Mycoavidus sp. HKI genome:
GTGGCAGTTTAAGAGAAATGGTCACGCACTCGCTCGATGACGCGATGGTAGGGTCTGCCGCGCAATGGCTGGCCATTGACAACGCTACTGTCCCCATTGACGACGAGGCCATTAACTCTGACTCGGGCTGGACGATTGGCCTTAGGGTGAGTTGGGCATTCGCTTGCGCATTCATCTCCGTTCCTCGCATCAGCCCCTGCCTCACTGCCTGTAATAACTTTTGCAAAGCGATCGGCTTTTCAAGAAAATCAAGCGCGCCAATTCGAGTGGCCTCAACCGCTGTATCAATTGTTGCATGCCCAGACATCATGATCACCGGCATCGTTAGGCGGCCCTGTGCCGCCCATTCTTTTAACAATGTAATACCATCGGTATCTGGCATCCAAATATCCAGCAAAACCAAGTCCGGCACTTGACGCATGCAATAAGCACGCGCCTCTTGCGCATTCTCAGCTACATCCACCACATGACCTTCATCGTTCAGAATTTCCGAGAGAAGCTCTCGGATACCCATTTCATCATCTACCACTAAAATGGTTGTCATTTACACTACCTTTGTCCGCTGTCTCGCTATCTGCTCGATTTTGCTTGAAATTAACTTCCCTGTATGCAGCCCTAACTCGCTATCTGCCAATTGAAGAAAAAGAATCGAAACTTGCGCACCGCTGACTCCTGTACTCGTCCCATCCACCGGCGGACGGTTACGAATATCAATGCTAGCAGCATGCTCATCAATAATTTTTTTAACCGTGGCAAGACCTAAGCCTGTACCTTTGGCCTTGCTCGTCACGTAAGGTTCAAAAGCGCGCGTGAGAATCCGTGCCGAAAAGCCGGGGCCGTTATCCGTTACGGTTAACCTCACCGCTGAGCCGCTCTTACCAGGCATATCTGGATGCTCGTATTCTACTGCTTTTGCCTCAATCAGCACACTTGGCGAAGAGACCTCAGCCACGGCATCTTGCGCATTTTGCAGCAAATTATGAATCACTTGGCGCAATTGGGTTGGATCGCCACGAATCATCGGCAGCGCAGCCAAATCGACTTGGATCGGACTTTTATCTTCGCCAACGCCATAAAGTGCCAGGACCTCGGTGATCAAATCATTTAATTGCAGATCGTGCAAAACTGTCGGCGGCATACGCGCATATTCTCGAAAATCATCAACCATCTGCTTCATCGCAGCAACCTGGTTAACAATCGTCACAGAGCCTCGCCGCAAGACCTCTGCGTCAGCGGGCGCAAGCTTGTCGGCTAACTTCATTTGCAGCCGCTCGGCCGAGAGTTGAATCGGCGTTAGCGGGTTTTTGATCTCATGCGCCAAGCGGCGCGCAACCTCACCCCAAGCAACCGAACGCTGCGCAGAAATAATATCTGAAATATCATCAAAGACAACCACATAACCCGCTATCACCGTATTTTTAGGATGCATGGCTTCACCCGCCTCAATTGCCGGCAACAACAAACGCGTCCCCCGCACCAGCAAGGTGAGAGGGTCCCCTTCGCCTTGGACATGCACTTCAAATTGTTGCTGCCAATGCCCCGTATCACCACTCTCAGCTGTCGCCAGGGCAACATCTCGTACCGCAAAAGCCTTGCGTACCATCGAAGCAAAACCGGCCAACACAGCAATGTCTTCAAGCAGACAATTTAAGTGCCCCTGAAACGGTTGATGGAAAATCCGCTCAGCCCCAATATTAGCAATCGTGAGCCGAAATTTTCGATCAAATACGAAGACCCCCGCCGTTAAATTCGCCAAGACACTTTCAAGGTATGCTTTGGAATTTTCCAGGGCAATCCGATTCCGCTCAACGGCTACGCGCGCCTCCGATAGCTGTCGGGTCATCACATTAAATGACTGCATCAAAAAACCAAGCTCGTCATTCGTGTTGATTTCATGTTTTTGCGTATAGTCGCCTCGCGCTACTTCAAGCGTGCCTTGAGCCAACAAGAAAAGGGGGCGCGCCAGTTGATTGCCCAACCCCAGAGCGAGCACCATGGCAATAAAAGTTGCCAAAAAGAGGGCCAACGTTAGAGTACCGATGTACATTTTACGCAAGCCGGTGCGGCCCAATGCTTTTTCTTGGTAATCACGCCAAGCGCGTTGAATATCCGCCGCGTGACGCGCCAATTGCGGTTGGACTGAGCGGGTTAATTGCAAAAAGCGCTCGTCTTGACGCGCTAAAGTTTTGTAACCCGCGGGTATGCGCACCACTACGCGCAAACGTAAGACCCCTTTCTCGCTCTCAATAGGCTTACTCGTATGTTCCGCTTCAAGCTCGCCCTCGAGCCCAGCATAACCGGTGGTGCGCGCTTGGCGCAACATCATAGGGGTGGGCAGATCATCCGGCACAAGGGCCGTAAAGCTGGGGGAAGCTTGCGCCACCACACGGCCGGCCGAAGATACGACCGTTGCTTCGTGCACCCCAAATTGCTCACGCAAGCGCAATAAGGTCAGCGTCAAATTCGCTTCATCGGCGGTGGCGAGTTGGTTCGCGATCAAGCGGCCGCTATTTTGCAGATCCGCTAGTGAGTTATCGAGTAAGCCCCGACCAAGGTCAAGCCCAGAAGCCAGGGCTTTTTCAACATTTAAGTCAAACCATGATTCAATACTGCGTGAAACAAATTGCAGCGAGACCAAATAGATAATGCCACCCGGCAGGACCCCAACCAAGGCAAAAAATACGGCTAGTTTTGCTAACAGCCGGGTACCAAATTTACCCTGGCGTAAACGAGCGATAATAATCCATATTAAGCCGCCGACAATCAACATGAAAATTAACGCAATCGCAACGTTGGCCGCATATAACCACGAATAATAACGATCAAAAAATTCCGTATTGGCGCTGGCTAGCGCCAACAATACAAGCAGCAATAATGCTAGAACGGCGATCGTTGTGAGCAACGAGCGAACAATAAAACGCGTGAAAGCCGTCTTATTTGGCATGTTGATTCACCACAAAAGCAAAGCGCTTCCAATCGGAAGAAAGTTTCCAGTCACGATTGTTCACTGCATCAATTTGAAATGGCTTAGGCATAAGGGCAGTATCGAGCTGCATGCGCACCGATGCTGTGTAAACATATCCCGGCGTGACTGCCGCACGGTCGATGGTATGCCATACACTGACATGTTTAATGACTTTAAGGGCATCCGAAAGCGTTGGGAAACCGAGTTGCAAACCACCGCTTGAGAGTCGATATTGGCGGGTGAGGGGTTGGTAGGAAAGCCGTATACTTTGTGAAGTACTCACAGCTTGTTCGTCAAACCAATACCAGCGCGCTCGCGTTAATTCAAAACCAGTGGTGAAATAAAGCGGTATTCCCCGGT
Encoded here:
- a CDS encoding response regulator → MTTILVVDDEMGIRELLSEILNDEGHVVDVAENAQEARAYCMRQVPDLVLLDIWMPDTDGITLLKEWAAQGRLTMPVIMMSGHATIDTAVEATRIGALDFLEKPIALQKLLQAVRQGLMRGTEMNAQANAQLTLRPIVQPESELMASSSMGTVALSMASHCAADPTIASSSECVTISLKLPLRDARDAFERAYFEYHLRQANGSMTRIAERAGLERTHLYRKLKQLGIELCKNRAE
- a CDS encoding PAS domain-containing sensor histidine kinase; translation: MPNKTAFTRFIVRSLLTTIAVLALLLLVLLALASANTEFFDRYYSWLYAANVAIALIFMLIVGGLIWIIIARLRQGKFGTRLLAKLAVFFALVGVLPGGIIYLVSLQFVSRSIESWFDLNVEKALASGLDLGRGLLDNSLADLQNSGRLIANQLATADEANLTLTLLRLREQFGVHEATVVSSAGRVVAQASPSFTALVPDDLPTPMMLRQARTTGYAGLEGELEAEHTSKPIESEKGVLRLRVVVRIPAGYKTLARQDERFLQLTRSVQPQLARHAADIQRAWRDYQEKALGRTGLRKMYIGTLTLALFLATFIAMVLALGLGNQLARPLFLLAQGTLEVARGDYTQKHEINTNDELGFLMQSFNVMTRQLSEARVAVERNRIALENSKAYLESVLANLTAGVFVFDRKFRLTIANIGAERIFHQPFQGHLNCLLEDIAVLAGFASMVRKAFAVRDVALATAESGDTGHWQQQFEVHVQGEGDPLTLLVRGTRLLLPAIEAGEAMHPKNTVIAGYVVVFDDISDIISAQRSVAWGEVARRLAHEIKNPLTPIQLSAERLQMKLADKLAPADAEVLRRGSVTIVNQVAAMKQMVDDFREYARMPPTVLHDLQLNDLITEVLALYGVGEDKSPIQVDLAALPMIRGDPTQLRQVIHNLLQNAQDAVAEVSSPSVLIEAKAVEYEHPDMPGKSGSAVRLTVTDNGPGFSARILTRAFEPYVTSKAKGTGLGLATVKKIIDEHAASIDIRNRPPVDGTSTGVSGAQVSILFLQLADSELGLHTGKLISSKIEQIARQRTKVV
- a CDS encoding DUF4390 domain-containing protein: MVAIWLIWPGLTVAFAQANTIYVQRASLEADSAGWALDARFDFVLSRSLEDAINRGIPLYFTTGFELTRARWYWFDEQAVSTSQSIRLSYQPLTRQYRLSSGGLQLGFPTLSDALKVIKHVSVWHTIDRAAVTPGYVYTASVRMQLDTALMPKPFQIDAVNNRDWKLSSDWKRFAFVVNQHAK